ttatatttattattagactataataaaatttaatatgacaAGCTGTCAGGAATAAATTCTCCACGAAAATACATCGCAACTCGCGCACATCTTCTGTTTCAGTGCTAGACAAGAGGGATTCGAACACGAACACGGTAGTGCCGCCGGCACCGCCGAAACGCGGTTTAACGCACAAACGTACGAATACGGAGTGGAGCACCGACGACGACTCCGAAATCACGGAACCGAGAAACGAACCGAACGACCTACGCGACAGCGGCATCTCCACTGCCAGCCTGCTGGACTTCCAATCACATCTGACGAACCTAAACAACCTAGGCTACGAGGACTTCGAACCGCGCTCTCGATGTAACGATATCATGAACATTTCACCACCATCTGTGATAAGCGCACTCAACGTTTCCACTGCTAGCTTCGCTAGCGGCACATTCCAAGGCTCGCATTCTCTCCCTAATCAAGAGGTAAGTGCCGAAAATATTTGCACATATACACTAAAATAAATGTGTATAGAACATCTCTTTGAGTAAACTGCTAAAATTGAagtatttctttcaataaaaatttaattaaacgtcattcttagaaatttttcaaattttaagattaaatatattacatgtttttataaacAGATATTCAAATAATGCCAATAGACATCTCCATTCATAAATCAAGATGATAGTAATGTTTCGATTAATTCCCTTTTACAGGTGAGCCCTCCGCCGATCCCTCCCAAGGCTCATCAGGACACTCCATCAGCTCCTTCAACCCTGGAAAGAGTATCCAACAGGACGCAGAACCACGGCCACTCGGAGAATTATTCCGTGCCGAAGATGCAGACGCTCTCCGTGGCGTCCGATACGGAGAGCACCGTGTAGTGACGatatcccccccccccccctagtCTCTAGCAGTTAGTATTTTAGTGATGTGTATGTGCCATTATGGTCAGGCGCGATTCCTGTACTCGATTTGTCCCTCGAGTCGTCGGGCGGATTCTCTTAAATCAGTAACTTAAGATAAGCATAAGAATATCATCGTTGTCATTtattgtcgtcgtcgttgtcgtcgtgtCTAACAAGAGTGGAACGCGGAGAGGCGGACTCGGATCTGTCGTTTATCGAGATTTCTATTTGCACATGACTCCGCGCGTAGCTGATAGCGTACTCTAAGCCGAATCAAATCATAAACAAATCCGAAATCACAACGGACAGTATCAAACTCGCGTATATACGTACCTTCGTAGAGAAATAGAAAGGAAAGGTAAACAAAAAATGCGTAATAATCGCCCTTGAACACCGAAAACGTCCAGCAAGAAGCTTCTCTCGATAGATTGAGCTCATCTGGACGTGATCGGCGATCGAATcgcggtatatatatatacatatatatcgacTTTACATAAAAGAAACATTGCTCTTCCGAGTATATCGAGATCCACACATACCACACCGAcactatatattttgtaatttatttatattttcgacgagaaaataaagataatttttaaatcaatcatATTGCTGCAGACTGTGTAGAGTGATGTTGCCAATTTACGATTACGGGTGTGGTTGGAAAGAAATGAACCTTATCCCGAAATACTGAGgggtatataaattatgtattttgtcacagttcttttttctcttctcgtcTCGTATGAGTGTATATACAAAAGTATGAAAAAATGCGCCGCATGATTGTACGCTTTGACTTACGCtactttttcttccttttcatggcatataaaataaagagaaagattgtaaacttctataaaaaaaaagtaaatggaacctaaaattatacatatacgggatgatctttaattatatgttaatactTTGAAGGATGAATATATAGAGGtcaaatgaagaaaaaaatgtcatacgGAAAAATTAAGTCTAAATGAGCTAAACGTTcatgacatttttttgtttcgacGTCCCTAGCTTCGTTCTCTGAAGTATTGATACATAATTAAGGATGACAGTGGAATGTATACATTGCACAATACTGAGCTCAAGGAGAGGGAGAATTTAAGATAGGATGGAATGAGATTAATTAATGAGTACGCGATAATGATTGGAGATCATTTTCGTCCTCCGTATCTTCCTGAATATCATTGCAGCAGCAATCATTCATTGAGAATCGGAGATTCACTAAGTCGGAGCCGAATCGCTcctacgtaaaaataataacaagcGCAATTTATTATGTCGGGTCGATCAGAGTGATTGAACGATTCAGTTGATTTTACTCCGTAATTTTCTATACCTTCTATActcaaatacaaaatattgtattCAAAATACGAtctatataaactttattttctctttgcaTTCTGAATCCTCCAGCCGTGTAACACTCAATAAATATGACATCGAGATATTTTCCAATGATGCAATAATTGCcgatttgtaattataacatatatcgttatatatacaatatacattataattacaaatatatatgtatatatattataaaattaatgtattatatatattatgtattatatattatacatataatatatcatgatatatacatatatatgttaaataattatatcagatcattggaatatattttaatgtgaaGCTTATCTCTCGAGATTACTCTGATAGACCTTccatatgcaatatataaacaGGCACTCACACATACATGCTAATTAATATGGCTAAGTATGTAAGTACAGTCATGGCcgcttcttaaaatatatatatcgacgATCGTTCGAGTCTTTATTGCGCGTTGGACACTTAAGCTAGGCGTAAACTAAATTACTTTGTACGTTGTTCTCGTTCGTGGCACGGACCTCGTCAGACGGACGTTTCCGCATTAGTATCCTTCCTGCAACAGCGACAATTTGCGATTAGTTCCGACCCAGCTGGTATATTTCGAGACACGAAGAAATAATTAGCGACAGAGACAATCGTTGCGGTTTGCAGGGCGATTTGTAGATTTATAACGTCGCTTACCTCCTCGCTGATGATTCGACAGTCGTCAGGGCAAGCACGGATCACAGAAAAGATACAGTTATGTTAGAACGTTCCAACGCCACCTTTTGCGCATACAGCAAGGGGAAACACGGGAAACCAAAGAAAAACCAGAATGAATTAAAAGAAGTGTTACGAGACTGCGCTAAAACAAGAAACGCTGTAACTTAAAAGTATGTTAGCCCGTCGCCCATCTTTTTTTACATGCACTGGATGTAACGTATTTGTATTgtctttttgtaaattgttttatatgtcAATGAACGCAAGAACTTCTTGGATAATCGTTTATATAAaggtttctatttttatccaaATGTGACTACGTGGTTTTATTTCTACAactttgtcaatttttattgtaagcTCTCCATTTTTCATTTCTAAAGTATGTATATTCATTTTAAGATTTGCTGAAAAGCTgctctttatatattactcttaaaaaaagatattattttcataggcgatatatgtgtaaaaaaaactctCTATGAAagcaatttaaaatgttatcttTATATCTTTGATTCAAGCATCAAATTCATCGTATCTATAAAAAGCTCATTCAAGCTCTCTACTTTGCGTCTATTTAAAAAGCCATCCGATACCcgattaaaagataaatatccCAAATGCAACCCGATACATATATTCGTACTACTCACTCGGTCTCAGTGATAGTCTGCTCGtattgctgctgctgctgctgctgttgctgttgctgtcTGAGCGCCGCCAACTCGTTGCTGTGCTGCAGGTCATGGGTCAACGAGCTGGATAGTATCCTGCCGCTCATCGGCAGGATGTACTCGGGCCTGTCCTCCAGAACGGTGGGGGTGCCCATCTTGCCGCGTTTCAGACTGCCATACCTCTCGGAACCGCTGAGGTTGTCATGCTGAGAGCCGTGCAGACTTTGGCCGCGTTTCAGGCTGCCGTAACGCTGCTCGGAACCGCTCAGATTCTCGTGATTCGAGGTCTGCGAGTGATGGCTCATGCTGGAGGCGAGGATGCGCGACGACATGGACAGCATGTACGGGGTGGGCGACACTGTGTGGTCCTCCTCGGCGGTATAGGGAAACAGATACTTTTCGCCCAGATGGTGCATCTTCTCTTCACCTTCCGAGTAGTTCTCGTCCGGCTGGTTCTTCTGCGGCGAGCTCATCTCCGGATACGGCAGCGGGTTCGGGCTCGAGGTCTTGTTCGAGGCCATCTCGTTGTCTGACATAGTGCCGCCGGACCATTGGCTACCGCGCACGTCCATCACTGCAATGAATAGTATTATTTCTTAACTGTTCTCAAAAATCCCATCATCGGGccttatataatttatataattgtatattataatacatttaaattattcaatttgatttaatttaatttcatatgtCTCTTTATTTGGTTTCCGTACCTTTTTacaattatctattttttgtattatgatttaagatttttttacacgtcgttttcttttttgttcttaATTTAAACTTATGTGTAATCTCACCGTTTGACGATAAGTACGCTTCTGGCAGTTGGGAGCTCCATCGGGGGGCGTAAATGGGTTTGATGTTGGGGAACAATTCGGCGTTCGAACAAAGTATGTTCAAGTGCTCGGCAGGATTGGTGTGAATGTTGGGCAGGTAGCTGTGGGCGACGTGCTGCTGCGTGGACACCCCCATGTTTCTGTGAGATCTCGACGTAACGTCGTCTTCATCGGAGCTATGCGAACTGGCAAGGTCCAGGCTCCTGCCGCCTCCTTCGGCCTGCGAGCCGTCGGAGTCTGATTCCGATTCTCTGCGCTGACCCCTCACTTCCGTAGATTCTGGAAACGTTACGTGACATTAACTTAAAGATTCTAAGAATTATCTATAATCAATTGATTcaacttaatatttataaatcaactTTAATATAGCTAGTAAATTTTTTCGTCTGCTGTCTTTAAAAGATATACCTTGTCGAGAGTGTGGCGCTGATCGATGACTCCTCGACGACAAGTACGGATCTCGATCGCTATTGTAATTGCTCGTGGACGTTGACGTGTGTCTTAAGTGCGTATCACTGCGATAAGGGCTTGAGCCTGTTTTATTTGTACTTCTTGAAGTCGTGCTGCTCGTGGAAACGCCGACGTGGACTCTCTTGCACACGGCTTCCGCTCCGGTGTAGGTCGAAGAATAAGCTAGCGCCGAACGCTGAAACGTAATTGTCAATGTTAATGCGCTCAATAGTTTGATTCATTTTGCATAACaagagataaattttaaattacgtaCCGAATGGCCGTTTACATTCTGACTGCTACTTCCGTTGCCCATGCTCCCTTCTAGCAAAGGCGACTTTTTGCCGATACACCTCAACAGActttgatacaaatttttccTCACCCTGCCGTTGATGAAGCAGTAACCGATCAGACTGAATGCCGCGTGGACCACGATAGCGACACTCAGCAAGTACGATAGCATCGACGAGTTCTCCGACGCATTTAGAACCGCCAGAGTCCATGTCGATCCCAGCAAAGGTAACGAGGCTACAGACAGCCATAAGAGCGTCCGCAGATTTCCGAAACCCATGATGTGCTCCTTCAGAGTAAACGCTGCGCGGATGCACATTACGAGAATGCAGAAGTTTACCAACACGGCCGCGCAGACGGGCCCTATGAGCGACCAGATCACGGTCTCGTAGATGGACAGCCAGCAGCTGGAAAAccaaatacaaatttatgtaACTAGAAAACGTTCATTTAAAAGTTCGAAATTATATTCTAGTTGTGATAAATCgtgaaagaataatatattattataatacagatTGTCTCACTaaacttacaattatattattgtttcatcttatttaattttaatctttaattttattatctttaatattattatttacttaataatgaaacttttaatgttataacAGTATAAAATTCTGGATTTTAAGGTTTTAAAAGTAAagacatttttgaaaatatattcaagaaaTGGATCACTAAAATCAACTTACAAGTAGAAATTTCCGTACTGATCGGCTCTGACGCCGATAGTAAGTCCAACGATGACAGCCGGCAGACCATACCCCATAGTGTAATAAAATCTCATCTGGCCGTGGTTCACATCTCTCATTTCTGTCAGCATCCGATAGAGATGAACGGAGTCTACGAGGGTCCAGGCGAAGGTGCTCAACCAAGCGTAATGCAGTCCTATCGCTGTGAGCTTGCACGGGAATTCGTTGGAGATGAGAGGATTTCTGGCCTTGAGCGCGACCAGGTACAGGATTTCCGCCACGAGAACGCACAACACCAGATTCTTGTGGATACTGTTGGAATTGGTGCCACCGCCGCGGATCAACGCCAGGATCAGGAGAGCGGATAATAGCAGCGGCAAGGCGAGCATGAACGCGCTGTAACTGGTGACATCCTCTAGCAAGGATGGCTCGGGAACGTATTCGAGGTCGAGGACGTCTGTCAGTATGGCGAAGGTGGACAGTTGCATGCAAGAGCAGTTCACGATAGTGCCGAAGGATAGGGAATTGTCTTCGACTTCCGTCGTGCAGCCCATTCGGCTCCATTCGCCGActctgaaatttattaaagaaattatttgatgtagattactataaaattgaataaaataaaattctaatttccatacaaataaattgtacCAATTTAATCTATtgttagattaaattaatttttcataaaaaattagaactTCTTAATTCAGTGAGAAATCAATTAACTTTTCTTACCCTCTCGCCGTGCTCCAATGAACGCACTGCGGATTTGTTCTGGTCTTGAAATCATCGTTTTCGGTAAGCCAAAGTCTGACCTGAACCGGTGACTGCAAAGGGATTCCTGTCAAGGACTCATAGCCGTCATCCGAAGGAACCAACACCGAAACGGTCATTACAGGCGATCCAACTGCTACTTCTACTCCCCATCTAACTGCCACCGAGTCATCGAATCTAcgattcaataaatataataattaataagataaataattaattcttatcatgttaagaaaaataattaattgatataagcAACGTAACGCACCTTTGCGGCAAGAGAGCACCGAGTTCTTTGTATTGCACGTAACTTAGCACAGCCTTATGATTGCTCAGACTGTTCTTGACATTCAGCTCACCCTGTATGAGGGGTTTGATACCTAACGTGTTGAGCGGCACCTGGATCTTCGAATGCGGATCGAATCTGCTGGGATCAGCCATGTAGTTGTTGTACTTTGGGAAGCTAATGGATGGACCAAAGTGTGTCGAAGAGCTCAGAAAAGCAGAGGTGTCGGGCAAAACGATCTTCCGGTCGGCTTCCACGGGCCTCGCTGTTGATAAGGTGAGATCTTCCTTGTATTCGGCGGCCTCGTAACCGAAGAGACTTTCTGACGTTACAACGTCTAGACCCAGCACTAAAATGTGACGCatataatttagtaaaaataaaataaaaattaatttcttcgcgcaataaaatgcaatatactTTTAGcagaaattgtaaaatgtattattttatgtattttaaaattactatttaattaaattttatcattgccGTGTATCGTGcgcagatttatttttaagtaaaaaatttgtattaatttcaatagAGAAATTCGAAActcgtttataaaaattctaaaacaaatcgttttattaattaagataataaaattgaaaggaAGGTAGGATCCACTCACCAACGTTATCGTCGACTACTTCGAAGGGATTGGTAAAGGTGTCATGTTGAGATGCCGTTAAAGTCTTCAAGTACCTCGCCATAGCGTCCAGAATCTTATCGGGGCTGTCTCCGTTAAGTTCTCCTATCTTTTCCCATTTTTCCTTGTATTTGGACCGCAAAATTGCTCCGGCTATTCCGACTAGGTGGGATACATAATCCTTGTCCTGGCTGTGAGTCAGATTCAGACCCACCAAGCTTTCTTCGTAACGCAGCAATGCCACCAGCAAAGATTCCGCCACCAAAAGATCCGCTCCGTACATATCTCTGGTAATATTTACCGCCCTATGAACGTCCTTTGCCATCTTCACGGCCACGTACGTGTTTAGCATGAGATCCTTGGTCTCCAGAGCCGCCAGCTGGTATCGTTGCTCGACGAAGGCCTCCGAGGTGCAGTTAAAGAGATCGGGCGGTTGCCAACCGCCCAACTTGTCGTCGCAGGATCTGGAGGTCTTGCCTTCGGCGGTGCCGGGACAGTCCTCGATGGCCGTCATCCCGAAGAGAGTCCGCGGCCACCACAAACCATCAGAGTACGATCTGGGACAGCCGTCGTAGACCACCTCACAGCCCCTCAGGGTCacctaatttattaaataaatttatcgatattttaattaacattgctaagaatctttcaaaattaaaattattattagagacggtactattttattttaaaaataaattcagaatattTAGAAGTCCCAAGAAAAACTaactacaatatatttcatagCATCGATTGACCTTGTAATAGGTTTTGCTTTTTTGAAGGAAattcttattcttaatttaatattttattccactTTCTCACCTCGGCGTAAGGATTTGGGCAGTCCGTGCACGAACGACCGATCACCCCAGTCCGACAGCGGCATTGACCAGTTTCGCTGTCACAACGAGGCCCGAAGCTGCCAGTTGTGTAGCACTCGCACGGAATGCACTCCTTACGTCCGCTTGGCTGATAATGATTCTCCTTGCAGTGACACTCGCCGGTGGTCTTGTTGCAAGCGGGGTCGTAGCCCTTGGTCTCGTCGCAGTGGCAGGGCCCGCAGATTGGGGAGCCCCACCATGTCGCCGGACAAGGCtgctcactcttcgtctcgcAGTAATCTCCGGATATGTCGGAGGAATCACACTCGCATCGGTAACCCCGCCGCACGTCGGTCGCATCCTCGATGCAGGTGCCGGCGTCGTTGCAGGGCTCGAGGTTGCAGACACGTTCGCAGTCGCGACCGACGCGGCCAGCCGCGCATACACACTCGCTCGACCGCCACTGCGCGATGCAGACCGACGCTTGCGGGCATTCCAAGCTGCACTGGGTCTCGGACGGGCAACCGGAGTCGACGTTCTCCTGGACGGTCGGCCGCTGAAGGACGCTCTGATTGGTGCCGATTCGTACGTCCTGCAGACAGCCGTCGAAGAACGGCAGATCGACGTTGGTCGCTTGGTCTGGACCGCCCACGAGGATTCTGCCGACGTACAGACCCTGCAGTTTGGCTGGTAGCGGCACGGTCACAGGTCGTTCGCGATAGTCCGTGTCCAGAAACACGTGGCCGCTCTGCCAGACGACCTCCACGCGGTGCCACTCGCCATCCGCAACTGTACCGCTAGTTCGGATTACATCGGCGCCGTCCAGCGAGACGACCAGCTTGCTGTCTCGGATTTCCAACAGGACCGAGCTGTTCTGGCCGATCTGCACGCTCATGACGAATGCCTGTCGTGCGCGAGTTCGGAGACTCAGAGCCGTCATCCACGGTAACTGAATAGGTCGCAGTAATGGGTTGAAGCCGAGCATACCGTCGCCGTGAAAGCCATACGGTGCGCCGATCTCCTCGGCACAGGTAGGCCCGGCAAAGTTGTGTTCGCACTCGCATACGAAACCCGACCAGATCTCCCGGCATTTGCCGTTGTTCCTGCAGGGCGACGAGGCGCAGAAGGCGGCCTTCTCGGGGCAACCGGCATTCGTTCCATTGTCGGCCACGAAGGAGTTCAAGTCGACGAAAACGTGATCGATGTAGAGATCGCTGATGCATCCGACGTAGTCCTTGTTCCGGATCTGGAAGCTGGATGGAATCGCCGGCAGACCGCCCAGCTGCAACGGTCCAGTCAAGTCCAGGAACCTGTGGCAGGTTTCGGTGACAAGCCCGCAACGTTCTTCGAGGATTCTCTCGCTCCTGCCGGCGCAGGCCCATCTCGGACCCAGTCTCTCCCCGTGCTTTAAAGCGAGCGCGACGTCGCAGTCGTCCAGAGACACCGTCACCGTCCGATTGATGTACGAGACCACCACTTCGTGCCACCGACCGTCCGAGACTCCGCCGGGAATACTCGCCGTCGCCCTCGTCACTTCGTCACCGAGGGAGAAGCTGAACTGCACGCACGAGTCCACGATCTCCAGGGCGATGAAGTCGTGTTGTTCGTTGTATCTCCCGTTGTAGAGCAGCAGACCATCGGCTAATTCGGTGGCGAATTTCAGTCTGAGATGAAGACGATGACGTTGCTTGAGGGAAGCGAAGGTGAGGAATGTCGCCGGGCCGAAACTGCGTGCCCTCAACTCGCAGAGAGGCGTTACGCTCTCCAGAGCGGATACGGGGCAACCCTCGCAGGTAAAGCCGCCGGTATTCTTCACGGTGCACTGAGAGCCGCCTTCGCAAACGTTGGGAGAGCAAACGTCGCGGTCCAGCGAGATCTCGCAGTTTACCCCAGTAAAGTCCGGCCGGCAGGTGCACGAGTACCCGCCCTCTCGTCTGTGGCAGGTGCCGCCGTTCATGCAGGGGTTCGAGTAGCACAGGTTCACCTCGGTGTCGCACATGTAAGCCTCGCGACTGCCGGTAAAGCCACGGGCGCACCTGCACGCGAACGTGGTCACCGGATAGATAGGCCGAAAGAGAACCGTGTCACTGCTGGCAAAGCCGGAAGCGTTGCCGAACTTGAGCACTGTCAGACACTCCTCGAAGTTTAGACAAGGTTCGCGGACGCAGAGATTATCGTCAAAGGGCAGAACGGTGACCGTCGCCAATCTCGCCAAAATACCGCGGTTGAGATATACCCGTTCCTGAAGAAACTGCGGACTGTAAAACTCGTCAACCGTGCCCGGCTCGACCCTGCGCGCCGAGAAGCTCACGTTCAGGATCTTGCCGTGTACGTTTGCGTCTTCCTGGACACTGAAGAGGAAGATGTTTTCGCGTGGGCACGGAATGATGGCTGCCAAGCCGTCCAGGAAGTAACCCAGAAGAGGGCTAAGAAATGCCTCCACCGTCATGTCGTCCAGTCTTACTGTGATCGAATTTAGCAGCATCTCGTCGGTGATCAGTCGCACCGACAACGTCATCGTGGCCTTTGCCTCGTTGATGCCGTCCGTCACGGCAACCTCCATAGTAGCCACTCGCGGCACGTTGGTGTTGAGTTGCGGCGATAACCGGATCTCGCCGGTAGTCCTGTTGAGATCGATCAGATTCGCGTTGTTGCCTGCGAGGATGCTGTAAACGAGATTGTCCGTCACGTCGGCGTCCACCGCTGGTATCCGGCCGATCGACGTGGTCGGGAAGAAGTCCTTGAAATTGTTGAAGATGATTTGGAAATCCTTGAGTATCGGTGCATTGTCGTTCACATCGGTCACCAGGATCTGCACTACCGCGTCCGAGCGTAGCGGCGGCGACGCGGCTCGTACCACGAGCTCAAACTTCTTCTTCGGCGACTCGTAGTCGAGTTCCTCAAGGGTGATTAACTCGGCCCGATCGGCGCCTTGGCGAATATTCAGACTGAAGCTGTTGGAGTCCTCGCCGCCGATGATGCTGTACTGCACCACCGCGTTTGGTCCTTCGTCCGGATCATGAGCGTAGATCTCGCCTACGGTCGAACCGATCGGCGAGTTCTCGGCGATGTAAAGAACGATCTTGTCCTTCTCGAAGGCGGGCGGTGAGTCATTTATGTCCTCGATCTTGACAGCGACGGGAACGACGGACGAGAGTGCGGGTGAGCCGCGGTCTATGGCGACGGCCCTCAAGATGTAATGTGCCACCGATTCTCGGTCCAGCGGTTTCGCGGTCCTGATGATGCCTGTCGTAGAGTCAATCGCAAAcgcgccgtcgccgtcgtcctCTAGAGCGTACCTTACCTAGGTCAATCATATTGagtttattagaaaaaagaatggaaagaatattcaaaatttgtaGTCTTGCTGCTATTtattaagctttatttctttataagtgtaatttataatatttattcagagttaataatttaattattcaatattta
The Temnothorax longispinosus isolate EJ_2023e chromosome 7, Tlon_JGU_v1, whole genome shotgun sequence DNA segment above includes these coding regions:
- the Stan gene encoding protocadherin-like wing polarity protein stan; this encodes MARWRWTLLILATVWTLGDGYLAVLPSSTPAGTVVFEAGVPQLGGRRKYEASSERTAWFARKLLKVHPHTGRVTLARTLSCDGLQYPRVFTFYVDSTSSRLGRPTIDYYSLPLRILITGCGGENRDLAATRGWMAETLASYAMPSTDRFTEVCLRTSQLVAALRDFLPQTALKECETRWGGVADPRFLVEGAAGDLVSATEQCLVDPLWKVSVSMNLRCAGDSRLTDAEHRLKIVFHHRQLDDTDLGRRVRRELKNQSPYFEQPLYVAAVEEEREPGVYVTSVRARDPENGAVRYSMSSLIDARSQALLALDPVTGRVTTRARLDRENVDVHYFRVLAVDDSFPPRTGTTTLQVNVLDANDHTPSFEGPEYDASVREGVPVGSTVITVKATDQDTGRNAEVEYSIVSITASGSTTHTEDAATFRIDPRSGVVTTRTALDRERTEIYTVVLSVTDQATPPSARRSANATLVVRVLDDNDNYPQFTERTYSAAVPEDLDYTTNPVIARIRATDADAGANAAVRYAIIGGNTQNTFSIDSMSGDVALVKPLDYESTRSYKIVIRAQDGGSPARSNTTQLLVMVRDVNDNAPRFYTSHFQESVSENVPLGYSVLRVQAYDADEGNNALIKYTIGARDFTGASTENFPITVNAETGWIYTTKQLDREQCSRYQFTVIAADSGEEPKSASATVILTVTDVNDNDPYFEPKNYEAVVSEDDPPGTPVASVTATDPDEDARIHYEITGGNTRGRFSIASQNGRGLITVAQPLDYKQEKRFVLTVTASDSGGRTDTALVYVNVSDANNFSPVFENAPYSVSVFEDAPIGVTVLVVSATDSDVGKNAQITYSLATDNGEQTVTEFTINPQTGAITTTKALDRELVPSYLLTVTARDGGVPSMSDTTDVEISVTDVNDNAPVFEAPQYQGSIPEDVLVGTSVLRVAATDADTDLNGRVRYALEDDGDGAFAIDSTTGIIRTAKPLDRESVAHYILRAVAIDRGSPALSSVVPVAVKIEDINDSPPAFEKDKIVLYIAENSPIGSTVGEIYAHDPDEGPNAVVQYSIIGGEDSNSFSLNIRQGADRAELITLEELDYESPKKKFELVVRAASPPLRSDAVVQILVTDVNDNAPILKDFQIIFNNFKDFFPTTSIGRIPAVDADVTDNLVYSILAGNNANLIDLNRTTGEIRLSPQLNTNVPRVATMEVAVTDGINEAKATMTLSVRLITDEMLLNSITVRLDDMTVEAFLSPLLGYFLDGLAAIIPCPRENIFLFSVQEDANVHGKILNVSFSARRVEPGTVDEFYSPQFLQERVYLNRGILARLATVTVLPFDDNLCVREPCLNFEECLTVLKFGNASGFASSDTVLFRPIYPVTTFACRCARGFTGSREAYMCDTEVNLCYSNPCMNGGTCHRREGGYSCTCRPDFTGVNCEISLDRDVCSPNVCEGGSQCTVKNTGGFTCEGCPVSALESVTPLCELRARSFGPATFLTFASLKQRHRLHLRLKFATELADGLLLYNGRYNEQHDFIALEIVDSCVQFSFSLGDEVTRATASIPGGVSDGRWHEVVVSYINRTVTVSLDDCDVALALKHGERLGPRWACAGRSERILEERCGLVTETCHRFLDLTGPLQLGGLPAIPSSFQIRNKDYVGCISDLYIDHVFVDLNSFVADNGTNAGCPEKAAFCASSPCRNNGKCREIWSGFVCECEHNFAGPTCAEEIGAPYGFHGDGMLGFNPLLRPIQLPWMTALSLRTRARQAFVMSVQIGQNSSVLLEIRDSKLVVSLDGADVIRTSGTVADGEWHRVEVVWQSGHVFLDTDYRERPVTVPLPAKLQGLYVGRILVGGPDQATNVDLPFFDGCLQDVRIGTNQSVLQRPTVQENVDSGCPSETQCSLECPQASVCIAQWRSSECVCAAGRVGRDCERVCNLEPCNDAGTCIEDATDVRRGYRCECDSSDISGDYCETKSEQPCPATWWGSPICGPCHCDETKGYDPACNKTTGECHCKENHYQPSGRKECIPCECYTTGSFGPRCDSETGQCRCRTGVIGRSCTDCPNPYAEVTLRGCEVVYDGCPRSYSDGLWWPRTLFGMTAIEDCPGTAEGKTSRSCDDKLGGWQPPDLFNCTSEAFVEQRYQLAALETKDLMLNTYVAVKMAKDVHRAVNITRDMYGADLLVAESLLVALLRYEESLVGLNLTHSQDKDYVSHLVGIAGAILRSKYKEKWEKIGELNGDSPDKILDAMARYLKTLTASQHDTFTNPFEVVDDNVVLGLDVVTSESLFGYEAAEYKEDLTLSTARPVEADRKIVLPDTSAFLSSSTHFGPSISFPKYNNYMADPSRFDPHSKIQVPLNTLGIKPLIQGELNVKNSLSNHKAVLSYVQYKELGALLPQRFDDSVAVRWGVEVAVGSPVMTVSVLVPSDDGYESLTGIPLQSPVQVRLWLTENDDFKTRTNPQCVHWSTARGVGEWSRMGCTTEVEDNSLSFGTIVNCSCMQLSTFAILTDVLDLEYVPEPSLLEDVTSYSAFMLALPLLLSALLILALIRGGGTNSNSIHKNLVLCVLVAEILYLVALKARNPLISNEFPCKLTAIGLHYAWLSTFAWTLVDSVHLYRMLTEMRDVNHGQMRFYYTMGYGLPAVIVGLTIGVRADQYGNFYFCWLSIYETVIWSLIGPVCAAVLVNFCILVMCIRAAFTLKEHIMGFGNLRTLLWLSVASLPLLGSTWTLAVLNASENSSMLSYLLSVAIVVHAAFSLIGYCFINGRVRKNLYQSLLRCIGKKSPLLEGSMGNGSSSQNVNGHSRSALAYSSTYTGAEAVCKRVHVGVSTSSTTSRSTNKTGSSPYRSDTHLRHTSTSTSNYNSDRDPYLSSRSHRSAPHSRQESTEVRGQRRESESDSDGSQAEGGGRSLDLASSHSSDEDDVTSRSHRNMGVSTQQHVAHSYLPNIHTNPAEHLNILCSNAELFPNIKPIYAPRWSSQLPEAYLSSNVMDVRGSQWSGGTMSDNEMASNKTSSPNPLPYPEMSSPQKNQPDENYSEGEEKMHHLGEKYLFPYTAEEDHTVSPTPYMLSMSSRILASSMSHHSQTSNHENLSGSEQRYGSLKRGQSLHGSQHDNLSGSERYGSLKRGKMGTPTVLEDRPEYILPMSGRILSSSLTHDLQHSNELAALRQQQQQQQQQQQYEQTITETEKDTNAETSV